From the Lolium rigidum isolate FL_2022 chromosome 2, APGP_CSIRO_Lrig_0.1, whole genome shotgun sequence genome, one window contains:
- the LOC124692985 gene encoding protease Do-like 7: protein MESPAKEEVAGELAMEIESSVTAEDWRRALSRVVPAVAVLRTTAPRAFDTEVAGASYATGFVVDKARGIILTNRHVVKPGPVVAEAMFVNREEIPVYPLYRDPVHDFGFFRYDPGAIKFLKYDEIPLDPEAASVGLEIRVVGNDSGEKVSILAGTLARLDREAPYYKKDGYNDFNTFYMQAASGTKGGSSGSPVVDCQGRAVALNAGSKSSSASAFFLPLDRVVRALNLIRDCWDAFGIKSESVYIPRGTLQVTFQHKGFEETRRLGLGNETEQMVRLVSPAGETGMLVVDSVVPEGPAHKHLEPGDVLVRMNGEVVTQFLTMETLLDDSVGREIDLQIERGGTPLTLKLEVEDLHSITPNHFLEVSGAVIHPLSYQQARNFRFKCGLVYVAEAGYMLSRASVPRHSIIKKFAGEDIESLDDLIAVISKLSRGARVPLEYVKYTDRYRNKSVLVTVDQHGWYAPPQLYTRNDATGLWNAKLAIPLESPFVVSAHHAGHMEANSNSVSPLTESSPMDLKCQHESENTADGCIKMQTDEEVAVDGCHSGEDSLVEKKRRRVDEEIASEGTISPFGDLDDIKGGALRHPSSVESSDLAQTISSNASLAEQVIEPALVMFEVHVPPICMLDGVHSQHFFGTGVIIHHSDSLGLVAVDRNTVAVSISDIMLSFAAYPIEIPAEVVFLHPVHNFALVAYDPSALGAGASVIRAAKLLPEPALRRGDSVYLVGLSRSLQATSRKSTVTNPCTAVNIGSADCPRYRAINMEVIELDTDFGSSFSGILTDEQGRVQALWASFSTQLKYGSSTSEDHQFVRGIPIYAISKVLEKIISGTPGPFRLVNGIRRPMPFVRLLEVELYPTLLSKARSYGLSDSWVQALAKKDPVRRQVLRVKGCLAGSKAENLLEQGDMILAINKEPITCFLDIENACQKLDQSIDSDGVLNMTIFRQGKEIDIIVGTDVRDGNGSTRMVNWCGSIIQDPHSAVRALGFLPEEGHGVYVARWCHGSPVHRYGLYALQWIVEVNGQPTPDLESFIEVVKGLEDREFVRVKTVHLNGKPRVLTLKQDLHYWPTWELTFEPETDMWHRRTIKALQPTEV, encoded by the exons ATGGAGAGCCCCGCGAaggaggaggtggccggggaGCTGGCGATGGAGATCGAGTCCAGCGTCACCGCCGAGGACTGGCGCCGCGCGCTCTCCCGCGTCGtgcccgccgtcgccgtcctCCGCACCACCGCGCCGCGCGCCTTCGACACCGAGGTCGCCGGCGCCAGCTACGCCACCGGCTTCGTCGTCGACAAGGCCCGCGGCATCATCCTCACCAACCGCCACGTCGTCAAGCCCG GGCCCGTGGTCGCGGAGGCCATGTTCGTGAACAGGGAGGAGATCCCAGTGTACCCCCTGTACAGAGATCCT GTACATGATTTTGGTTTTTTTCGATATGATCCAGGTGCCATAAAGTTCCTTAAGTATGATGAGATCCCTCTAGACCCCGAAGCAGCGTCTGTGGGGCTAGAGATTCGGGTTGTCGGCAATGACAGCGGTGAAAAG GTTTCAATTTTGGCGGGAACGCTTGCTCGACTTGATAGAGAAGCGCCTTACTACAAGAA GGATGGATACAATGATTTCAACACATTCTATATGCAG GCTGCATCTGGTACTAAAGGTGGCTCAAGTGGTTCCCCAGTTGTTGATTGCCAAGGAAGAGCCGTTGCCCTCAATGCTGGAAGCAAATCTTCCAGTGCTTCTGCCTTTTTCCTTCCATTAGATCGT GTTGTCAGGGCACTCAATTTAATACGTGATTGTTGGGATGCATTCGGTATCAAGTCAGAATCTGTTTATATTCCTCGTGGTACTCTTCAG GTGACCTTTCAACACAAAGGATTTGAAGAAACTCGGCGTCTTGGACTCGGGAACGAAACAGAGCAG ATGGTACGACTTGTTTCTCCAGCAGGCGAGACTGGAATGCTGGTTGTTGATTCTGTG GTGCCGGAAGGACCTGCACATAAACATTTGGAACCTGGTGATGTGCTAGTGCGCATGAATGGGGAG GTTGTAACACAGTTTCTCACAATGGAGACTTTACTTGATGACAGCGTCGGCAGGGAGATAGATTTGCAGATCGAAAGAGGTGGAACGCCTTTAACACTAAAGCTGGAG GTTGAGGATTTGCACTCTATAACTCCAAATCATTTCTTGGAAGTCAGTGGTGCTGTCATCCATCCACTTTCGTATCAGCAG GCTAGAAACTTCCGGTTCAAATGTGGTCTTGTATATGTTGCTGAGGCAGG GTATATGCTCTCTCGGGCATCGGTTCCACGCCATTCAATTATCAAAAAGTTCGCAGGAGAGGATATTGAAAGTTTAGATGACCTTATTGCAGTCATTTCGAAGTTGTCTAGGGGAGCACGAGTGCCTCTCGAATATGTAAAATATACTGACCGTTATCGGAACAAG TCTGTATTGGTGACAGTTGATCAGCACGGATGGTATGCGCCTCCTCAGTTATATACTCGAAATGATGCAACTGGTCTGTGGAATGCAAAATTAGCTATACCACTCGAATCCCCCTTTGTAGTTTCAGCTCATCATGCTGGCCATATGGAAGCAAACTCAAATTCTGTTTCACCTTTGACGGAATCCAGCCCTATGGATCTCAAATGCCAGCATGAGTCTGAGAATACAGCAGATGGATGCATCAAAATGCAAACGGATGAGGAGGTTGCTGTAGATGGATGCCACTCTGGTGAAGATTCCCTTGTTGAGAAAAAAAGGCGCCGGGTAGACGAGGAGATAGCTTCTGAGGGAACTATCTCACCTTTTGGAGATTTAGATGACATAAAAGGTGGTGCTTTGAGACATCCTTCCAGTGTGGAAAGCTCTGACCTTGCTCAAACTATATCAAGTAACGCGTCATTGGCAGAACAAGTGATTGAACCTGCTCTTGTAATGTTTGAG GTGCATGTGCCACCAATATGCATGCTGGATGGAGTGCACTCCCAACATTTCTTTGGAACCGGTGTGATAATACATCATTCTGACTCTCTAGGTCTGGTTGCTGTTGATAGGAATACAGTTGCTGTATCTATCTCAGATATAATGCTTTCTTTTGCTGCATatcccattgaaatacctgcagag GTTGTTTTTCTGCACCCTGTTCACAATTTTGCGTTGGTTGCCTATGATCCATCTGCACTGGGAGCTGGAGCATCTGTTATTCGGGCTGCTAAGCTTCTTCCTG AACCCGCCTTGCGCCGTGGAGATTCTGTTTACCTAGTTGGGCTAAGTAGAAGCTTACAGGCTACATCGAGGAAATCAACCGTAACAAATCCTTGCACAGCTGTTAATATTGGCTCAGCTGACTGCCCGCGATATCGTGCAATAAATATGGAGGTCATTGAACTGGATACTG ATTTTGGTAGCTCATTTTCGGGTATATTGACGGATGAGCAAGGAAGAGTTCAAGCATTATGGGCAAGCTTTTCCACCCAG CTCAAATATGGTTCTAGCACTTCAGAGGACCATCAGTTTGTTAGAGGTATACCAATATATGCAATAAGTAAAGTCCTTGAGAAGATAATCTCGGGTACTCCTGGACCATTTCGTCTTGTCAATGGAATTAGGAGGCCAATGCCATTTGTGAGACTTCTGGAGGTGGAACTTTATCCAACTTTGCTCTCCAAGGCAAGAAGTTATGGATTGAGTGATAGCTGGGTGCAG GCTCTCGCCAAGAAGGACCCTGTGCGAAGACAGGTCTTGCGGGTCAAAGGTTGTTTGGCTGGCTCAAAAGCAGAAAATCTTCTGGAACAGGGAGATATGATTCTTGCTATCAACAAGGAGCCAATAACATGCTTCCTTGATATCGagaatgcttgccaaaagttggaTCAATCCATCGATTCTGATGGAGTGCTTAACATGACAATATTCCGTCAG GGAAAAGAAATTGACATTATAGTTGGAACTGATGTAAGAGATGGTAATGGTTCCACACGGATGGTGAATTGGTGTGGATCCATAATTCAGGATCCTCATTCGGCAGTGCGTGCGCTTGGTTTTTTGCCAGAGGAAGGACATGGAGTTTATGTTGCTAG atggtGTCATGGAAGTCCCGTGCATAGATATGGTCTCTATGCTCTCCagtggatagttgaagttaatggGCAACCAACTCCAGATCTGGAGTCCTTTATAGAAGTAGTGAAG GGGTTGGAAGACCGTGAGTTCGTTAGGGTGAAAACGGTCCATCTGAATGGAAAACCTCGCGTGCTGACTCTGAAACAGGACCTTCACTACTGGCCGACCTGGGAGCTCACTTTTGAACCGGAGACCGACATGTGGCATAGGAGAACAATAAAAGCGCTGCAGCCAACTGAGGTTTGA
- the LOC124688158 gene encoding basic salivary proline-rich protein 1-like encodes MNYAMAYPPGPPTETHFVRPGARTVTFSGTNSVHMIPPSPQGPQQQAPEPQQQQAPPPQHEPEHQHQLDQPQPAPEQGAPPQAEQPRKRGKKKPPRRVRFGPDQQPPPQQQQQQEQQQQQPENAPGNGGGDNAPGHQGYGPHGPAAGPQHHPAHGPPGYFRYTPSPLPRWEATPRRHEYFSGEYRYSYPTPVREGIYSLATDANRLTTIFSEENPNACAIV; translated from the coding sequence ATGAACTACGCCATGGCCTACCCGCCCGGCCCGCCCACGGAGACGCACTTCGTGCGGCCCGGGGCGCGCACCGTCACCTTCAGTGGCACCAACTCCGTGCACATGATCCCGCCGAGCCCGCAAGGTCCGCAGCAGCAAGCCCCCGAGCCCCAGCAGCAGCAAGCACCGCCGCCGCAGCACGAGCCCGAGCACCAGCACCAGCTCGATCAGCCCCAGCCGGCGCCGGAGCAAGGCGCGCCACCGCAGGCCGAGCAACCGAGGAAGCGAGGCAAGAAGAAGCCGCCGCGCCGCGTGCGGTTCGGCCCCGACCAGCAGCcaccgccgcagcagcagcagcagcaggagcagcaacaacaacagccggAGAACGCGCCgggcaacggcggcggcgacaACGCGCCTGGTCATCAGGGTTACGGTCCCCACGGCCCGGCGGCGGGTCCTCAGCACCATCCGGCTCACGGGCCGCCGGGGTACTTCCGGTACACGCCGTCGCCGCTGCCGAGGTGGGAGGCGACGCCGCGGCGGCACGAGTACTTCTCCGGGGAGTACCGGTACAGCTACCCGACGCCGGTGCGGGAGGGCATCTACAGCCTCGCCACCGACGCCAACCGGCTCACCACCATCTTCAGCGAGGAGAACCCCAACGCCTGCGCCATCGTCTGA